One Gammaproteobacteria bacterium genomic region harbors:
- a CDS encoding bifunctional diguanylate cyclase/phosphodiesterase, which yields MIDAIPTTSKTGFTAYMEVLEHYLEESRAKGEHLALLLVELDNLRQVNTTMGYESGRQMLSLAAERLQSVCRTRDRVIQYSDQGFALLLAGVRNEGHAELAANKVWRMFENHVEIVGRRVVIEISMGIAMYPGHGNSAQKLMQAAEAAQSAATATSHWCLFTPAVTAEATGMVGIAAELDRALAEGELEMHYQPKLCLETGKPSGVEALMRWFHPERGPIRPDIFIGMAERIGKIEDLTWFALNTGLRQKREWPRAEAPFNVSINVTPQIVQKFEFAQLVLNALQVWDVRPNELTIEVTETALMTNPEESFRTLTALKDAGVRISIDDFGTGYSSLAYFKNIPATELKIDRSFVFKMLENPGDRRIVQTVIDLAHNFGLKVVAEGIENEDTHAALVTMGCDGAQGYHYAKPLSHADLCRWLGHQATQRQPADLAEA from the coding sequence GTGATCGATGCCATACCGACAACCAGCAAGACCGGTTTCACCGCCTACATGGAGGTGCTGGAGCACTACCTTGAGGAATCCCGCGCCAAGGGCGAGCACCTTGCACTGCTGCTGGTTGAACTCGATAACCTGCGCCAGGTAAACACCACCATGGGTTACGAATCCGGCCGACAGATGTTGTCGCTGGCCGCCGAGCGGCTGCAGAGTGTCTGTCGCACCCGCGACCGTGTAATCCAGTACTCCGACCAGGGATTTGCGCTGTTGCTGGCCGGCGTGCGTAACGAAGGTCACGCGGAACTGGCGGCGAACAAGGTCTGGCGCATGTTCGAGAACCATGTCGAAATCGTGGGCCGCCGGGTGGTAATAGAGATTTCAATGGGTATAGCGATGTACCCCGGCCACGGTAACAGTGCGCAAAAGCTGATGCAGGCCGCCGAAGCAGCGCAATCAGCCGCGACTGCCACCTCGCACTGGTGCCTGTTCACACCGGCTGTTACGGCCGAGGCGACCGGTATGGTGGGCATAGCAGCAGAGCTCGATCGTGCCCTGGCCGAGGGCGAGCTCGAGATGCATTACCAGCCCAAGCTGTGCCTGGAGACCGGCAAGCCATCCGGGGTTGAGGCCCTGATGCGCTGGTTTCATCCGGAACGCGGGCCGATACGACCCGACATCTTTATCGGCATGGCCGAACGCATTGGCAAGATCGAGGACCTTACCTGGTTTGCGCTCAATACCGGCCTGCGTCAGAAGCGCGAATGGCCTCGGGCAGAAGCACCATTCAACGTCTCGATAAACGTTACCCCGCAAATCGTGCAGAAATTTGAATTTGCCCAACTGGTGCTCAACGCGCTGCAGGTGTGGGACGTGCGCCCGAACGAACTGACGATCGAGGTGACTGAAACTGCGTTGATGACAAATCCCGAGGAAAGCTTCCGCACTTTGACCGCCCTCAAAGATGCTGGCGTGCGGATATCCATTGACGATTTTGGTACTGGCTACAGTTCGCTGGCGTACTTCAAAAATATACCGGCCACCGAGCTTAAGATCGATCGCAGTTTCGTTTTCAAGATGCTGGAGAATCCCGGCGACCGGCGCATCGTGCAGACCGTTATCGACCTGGCGCATAATTTCGGGCTGAAGGTCGTCGCCGAGGGCATTGAAAATGAAGATACGCATGCGGCGCTGGTGACGATGGGTTGTGACGGTGCCCAGGGCTATCACTACGCGAAGCCGCTCAGTCATGCTGACCTGTGTCGCTGGTTGGGACACCAGGCCACGCAGCGCCAGCCAGCCGATCTCGCCGAGGCCTGA
- a CDS encoding DUF962 domain-containing protein: MKQREERFRDFQSFYPFYLSEHANRTSRRLHFFGTGLVIATAIVAVVLQQWWLLWLLPLFGYGFAWTGHFFFEKNRPATFRYPLFSLAADFVMFRDILTGRIRF; the protein is encoded by the coding sequence ATGAAACAGCGCGAGGAACGTTTCCGGGATTTTCAGTCGTTTTACCCGTTCTACTTGTCGGAGCATGCCAACCGCACGTCCCGCCGACTGCATTTTTTTGGTACCGGGCTGGTGATTGCGACCGCGATCGTCGCCGTGGTGCTGCAGCAGTGGTGGTTGCTGTGGCTGCTGCCGCTGTTCGGTTACGGTTTCGCCTGGACCGGGCATTTCTTCTTCGAAAAAAACCGTCCGGCAACTTTCAGGTATCCGCTGTTCAGCCTGGCGGCTGATTTTGTGATGTTTCGCGACATCCTGACCGGCAGGATCCGCTTCTAA
- a CDS encoding HD-GYP domain-containing protein, translating to MMAGLKIPVHELREGMYVARLDRPWLDTPFLFQGFTIRSQQEIDELCRYCAWVMVDRERSEVELEAASTESGHPGQRPSLSKRVGGLLRRLRGGGRQANPIQPLTSLAGLPRTSYKDQETTISDEIPRANESVMRAQEMVRQATQQLKVSETIEFSLVSQAVDPIIDSVLRNKDAMIWLQSMRGKDEYVFSRSVACSVWSVIFGRHLGLDRDTLTHLATGALLLDLGKVKVPDELLMRDGPLGDEEMEMVRQHVEYGVKMLARSGDFDDCVIEMVRTHHERFNGTGYPEGLKGTEIPPLGKIAGILDTFVAMTSQRPHADAMASYDVMRHLHQLADVEFQAELVEQFVQAIGMFPTGSLVELSTGEVAIVTEQNRIRRLRPRVMVVLGAEKVMLREFRKVDLREQITSDSGEASLWITRGLPPGSYGIDPGEFFL from the coding sequence ATGATGGCAGGTCTGAAAATTCCGGTACACGAGCTGCGCGAAGGCATGTACGTTGCCCGGCTGGACCGCCCGTGGCTGGACACCCCGTTTCTGTTCCAGGGGTTTACCATTCGCAGCCAGCAGGAAATAGACGAACTGTGCCGCTATTGCGCCTGGGTCATGGTCGACCGCGAGCGCTCCGAGGTAGAGTTGGAAGCAGCATCAACCGAAAGCGGTCACCCGGGCCAACGACCGTCGTTGTCAAAACGGGTCGGCGGCCTGCTGCGACGCCTGCGCGGCGGTGGCCGCCAGGCAAATCCGATCCAGCCGCTTACGTCGCTTGCCGGCCTGCCGCGCACTTCTTACAAAGATCAGGAAACCACCATTTCCGACGAGATCCCGCGCGCCAACGAGTCCGTGATGCGTGCCCAGGAGATGGTGCGCCAGGCAACCCAGCAGTTGAAAGTCAGCGAGACTATCGAATTTTCCCTGGTTAGCCAGGCGGTCGACCCGATCATCGACAGCGTGCTGCGCAACAAGGATGCGATGATCTGGCTGCAGAGCATGCGTGGCAAAGACGAGTATGTCTTTTCCCGTTCTGTGGCGTGCAGCGTTTGGAGCGTGATTTTCGGCCGTCACCTCGGCCTCGACCGGGACACGCTCACACACCTTGCAACCGGTGCGCTGTTGCTTGACCTGGGCAAGGTAAAGGTTCCGGATGAGTTGCTGATGCGAGACGGGCCGCTTGGCGATGAAGAAATGGAGATGGTGCGGCAGCATGTCGAGTATGGCGTGAAGATGCTGGCTCGCAGCGGTGACTTTGATGACTGTGTCATCGAAATGGTGCGTACCCACCACGAGCGGTTCAACGGTACCGGTTATCCGGAAGGGCTGAAGGGAACCGAGATCCCGCCACTGGGAAAGATCGCCGGCATCCTCGATACCTTCGTCGCGATGACCAGCCAGCGCCCGCATGCTGATGCGATGGCGAGCTACGACGTCATGCGTCACCTGCACCAGCTGGCGGATGTCGAGTTCCAGGCTGAACTGGTGGAGCAGTTCGTGCAGGCAATCGGCATGTTTCCCACTGGTTCGCTGGTCGAGCTGAGCACCGGCGAAGTTGCGATCGTTACCGAACAGAACCGGATTCGACGCCTGCGGCCAAGAGTTATGGTTGTACTAGGCGCGGAAAAAGTGATGTTACGCGAGTTTCGAAAAGTCGACCTGCGCGAGCAGATAACCAGCGACAGTGGCGAAGCCTCCTTGTGGATCACGCGTGGCCTGCCGCCCGGTTCGTACGGCATCGACCCCGGAGAATTTTTCCTGTGA
- a CDS encoding acyl-CoA dehydrogenase produces the protein MSFIQDAPRLGNQFTGDPLLQRWLRWRLPDHAFGEIVEGLHALGGRVVGDIAQYAADAEANPPQLRHFDAWGNRADTIVMADGWQKLHAAAATEGIIATAYEQSQGEYSRAHQFARLYLFHPSSALYSCPLAMTDGAASVLLQLGSRQLAQRVVRRLTSRVPEEFWTSGQWMTETAGGSDVSNTGTVAHPDGDGYRLAGHKWFSSAATSEIALTLAQLDGRLSLFYLETRNKDGSLNGITIERLKDKLGTRAMPTAELALQGTRARLLGEPGHGVRNIAGMLNITRLYNSVCAVASMRRGLALARDYAHRRTAFGRPLIGHVLHRETLANLEAHYQSAFHLVFHLGLLLGKAEAGVASDAEQLLLRLMTPVTKLYTARLAVASASEVLECFGGAGYIEDTGLPKLLRDAQVLPIWEGTTNVLSLDASRVLQRQPAAMEAFVSDVYGRLAGDDRELAPARRHINDGMGRLRVLPADSEADARELAFGLARVYAASLMYECVAAHPAWQVSRAALEWTVQRTLVGPWAQPGTLAAADILARQR, from the coding sequence ATGAGCTTTATCCAGGATGCCCCGCGGCTGGGCAATCAGTTTACCGGCGATCCATTGCTGCAGCGCTGGCTGCGCTGGCGCCTGCCCGACCACGCTTTTGGCGAAATCGTTGAGGGGTTGCATGCGCTTGGCGGCAGGGTAGTTGGTGATATCGCGCAGTATGCCGCCGACGCCGAGGCAAACCCACCACAGTTACGGCATTTCGATGCCTGGGGAAACCGCGCCGACACCATTGTGATGGCAGACGGCTGGCAAAAACTGCACGCGGCCGCTGCAACCGAGGGAATTATTGCAACGGCCTACGAGCAGAGCCAGGGCGAATATTCACGCGCCCATCAGTTTGCCCGCCTGTACCTGTTTCATCCGTCCTCGGCATTGTATTCGTGCCCGCTGGCAATGACTGACGGGGCTGCCAGCGTTTTGCTGCAACTTGGCAGCAGGCAGCTGGCACAACGCGTAGTGCGTCGCCTGACCAGCCGGGTCCCGGAAGAATTCTGGACTTCGGGCCAGTGGATGACCGAGACGGCTGGCGGGTCGGATGTCAGCAATACCGGCACCGTAGCGCACCCTGATGGTGACGGTTACCGGCTGGCCGGTCACAAGTGGTTCAGTTCCGCAGCAACCTCCGAGATTGCGCTGACGCTGGCGCAGCTTGACGGTAGGCTGAGCCTGTTCTACCTGGAGACTCGCAACAAGGATGGTTCGCTCAATGGCATAACAATCGAGCGCCTGAAGGACAAGCTTGGCACGCGGGCAATGCCGACTGCCGAACTTGCGCTGCAAGGCACGCGCGCCCGGTTACTGGGTGAGCCTGGTCATGGCGTGCGCAATATAGCTGGCATGCTCAATATCACGCGTCTATATAATTCGGTCTGTGCGGTAGCCAGCATGCGTCGCGGGCTTGCCCTGGCACGTGACTATGCTCACCGGCGTACGGCTTTTGGTCGACCATTGATCGGGCACGTACTTCATCGCGAGACCCTTGCCAACCTGGAGGCGCATTACCAGTCGGCATTTCACCTGGTGTTCCATCTCGGCTTGCTGCTTGGTAAAGCAGAGGCGGGTGTGGCCAGCGATGCCGAGCAGCTGCTGCTGCGGCTGATGACACCGGTAACAAAGCTTTATACCGCCCGGCTGGCCGTGGCATCAGCCAGTGAAGTGCTGGAGTGCTTTGGCGGCGCGGGCTACATCGAAGATACCGGGCTGCCAAAGTTGCTGCGTGATGCACAGGTGTTGCCGATCTGGGAAGGCACGACAAACGTGCTCAGCCTGGACGCAAGCCGTGTGTTGCAGCGACAGCCGGCCGCGATGGAGGCTTTTGTCAGTGACGTTTACGGTCGTCTTGCCGGCGATGACAGGGAACTGGCGCCGGCGCGTCGCCATATCAATGACGGTATGGGTCGCCTGCGTGTATTACCCGCAGACAGCGAAGCTGACGCTCGCGAACTGGCGTTCGGCCTGGCCCGGGTATATGCCGCTTCGTTGATGTACGAATGCGTCGCGGCCCACCCGGCCTGGCAGGTATCTCGAGCGGCGCTTGAATGGACTGTTCAGCGCACGCTTGTTGGACCCTGGGCCCAGCCTGGCACCCTCGCTGCTGCCGATATTCTGGCCCGCCAGCGATAG